The following proteins come from a genomic window of Nasonia vitripennis strain AsymCx chromosome 4 unlocalized genomic scaffold, Nvit_psr_1.1 chr4_random0004, whole genome shotgun sequence:
- the LOC116738672 gene encoding uncharacterized protein LOC116738672 isoform X2: MRDIDIQQQAMHENRLLHVTVARCMLRQAKQWRREGVEVRELTKSTVLLSGRISAIVSACTGLLRLSQISTATSERTARS; the protein is encoded by the exons ATGAGAGATATAGATATCCAGCAACAGGCCATGCATGAAAATCGCCTGCTTCATGTGACAGTTGCTCGATGTATGCTGAGACAAGCAAAG CAATGGCGCCGAGAAGGAGTAGAAGTGCGGGAATTAACAAAGTCAACCGTGCTGCTGAGTGGGCGAATTTC CGCCATCGTCTCCGCTTGTACCGGGCTTCTACGCCTATCTCAGATCTCAACCGCGACGAGCGAGAGGACGGCGAGATCGTAG